The Macaca thibetana thibetana isolate TM-01 chromosome 11, ASM2454274v1, whole genome shotgun sequence genome window below encodes:
- the ERBB3 gene encoding receptor tyrosine-protein kinase erbB-3 has protein sequence MRANGALQVLGLLFNLARGSEVGNSQAVCPGTLNGLSVTGDAENQYQTLYKLYERCEVVMGNLEIVLTGHNADLSFLQWIREVTGYVLVAMNEFSTLPLPNLRVVRGTQVYDGKFAIFVMLNYNTNSSHALRQLRLTQLTEILSGGVYIEKNDKLCHMDTIDWKDIVRDRDAEIVVKDNGRSCPLCHEVCKGRCWGPGPEDCQTLTKTICAPQCNGHCFGPNPNQCCHDECAGGCSGPQDTDCFACRHFNDSGACVPRCPQPLVYNKLTFQLEPNPHTKYQYGGVCVASCPHNFVVDQTSCVRACPPDKMEVDKNGLKMCEPCGGLCPKACEGTGSGSRFQTVDSSNIDGFVNCTKILGNLDFLITGLNGDPWHKIPALDPEKLNVFRTVREITGYLNIQSWPPHMYNFSVFSNLTTIGGRSLYNRGFSLLIMKNLNVTSLGFRSLKEISAGRIYISANRQLCYHHSLNWTKVLRGPTEERLDIKHNRPRRDCVAEGKVCDPLCSSGGCWGPGPGQCLSCRNYSRGGVCVTHCNFLNGEPREFAHEAECFSCHPECQPMEGTATCNGSGSDTCAQCAHFRDGPHCVSSCPHGVLGAKGPIYKYPDVQNECRPCHENCTQGCKGPELQDCLGQTLVLIGKTHLTMALTVIAGLVVIFMMLGGTFLYWRGRRIQNKRAMRRYLERGESIEPLDPSEKANKVLARIFKETELRKLKVLGSGVFGTVHKGVWIPEGESIKIPVCIKIIEDKSGRQSFQAVTDHMLAIGSLDHAHIVRLLGLCPGSSLQLVTQYLPLGSLLDHVRQHRGALGPQLLLNWGVQIAKGMYYLEEHGMVHRNLAARNVLLKSPSQVQVADFGVADLLPPDDKQLLYSEAKTPIKWMALESIHFGKYTHQSDVWSYGVTVWELMTFGAEPYAGLRLAEVPDLLEKGERLAQPQICTIDVYMVMVKCWMIDENIRPTFKELANEFTRMARDPPRYLVIKRESGPGIAPGPEPHGLTNKKLEEVELEPELDLDLDLEAEEDNLATTTLGSALSLPVGTLNRPRGSQSLLSPSSGYMPMNQGNLGEACQESAVSGSSEWCPRPVSLHPMPRGCLASESSEGHVTGSEAELQEKVSTCRSRSRSRSPRPRGDSAYHSQRHSLLTPVTPLSPPGLEEEDVNGYVMPDTHLKGTPSSREGTLSSVGLSSVLGTEEEDEDEEYEYMNRRRRHSPPRPPRPSSLEELGYEYMDVGSDLSASLGSTQSCPLHPVPVMPTAGTTPDEDYEYMNRQRGGSGPGGDYAAMGACPASEQGYEEMRAFQGPGHQAPHVHYAHLKTLRSLEATDSAFDNPDYWHSRLFPKANAQRT, from the exons ATGAGGGCGAACGGCGCTCTGCAGGTGCTGGGCTTGCTTTTCAACCTGGCCCGGGGCTCCGAGGTGGGCAACTCTCAGGCAG TGTGTCCTGGGACTCTGAATGGCCTGAGTGTGACCGGCGATGCTGAGAACCAATACCAGACACTGTACAAGCTCTACGAGAGGTGTGAGGTGGTGATGGGGAACCTCGAGATTGTGCTCACGGGACACAATGCTGACCTCTCCTTCCTGCAG TGGATTCGAGAAGTGACAGGCTATGTCCTCGTGGCCATGAATGAGTTCTCTACTCTACCATTGCCCAACCTCCGAGTGGTGCGAGGGACCCAGGTCTACGATGGGAAGTTTGCCATCTTCGTCATGTTGAACTATAACACCAACTCCAGCCACGCTCTGCGCCAGCTCCGCTTGACTCAGCTCACCG AGATTCTGTCAGGGGGTGTTTATATTGAGAAGAATGATAAGCTTTGTCACATGGACACAATTGACTGGAAGGACATCGTGAGGGACCGAGACGCTGAGATAGTGGTGAAGGACAATGGCAGAAGCT GTCCCCTCTGTCATGAGGTTTGCAAGGGGCGATGCTGGGGTCCTGGACCAGAAGACTGCCAAACAT TGACCAAGACCATCTGTGCTCCTCAGTGTAATGGTCACTGCTTTGGGCCCAACCCCAACCAGTGCTGCCATGATGAGTGTGCCGGGGGCTGCTCAGGCCCTCAGGACACAGACTGCTTT GCCTGCCGGCACTTCAATGACAGTGGAGCCTGTGTACCTCGCTGTCCACAACCTCTTGTCTACAACAAGCTAACTTTCCAGCTGGAACCCAATCCCCACACCAAGTATCAGTATGGAGGAGTTTGTGTAGCCAGCTGTCCCC ATAACTTTGTGGTGGATCAAACATCCTGTGTCAGGGCCTGTCCTCCTGACAAGATGGAAGTAGATAAAAATGGACTCAAGATGTGTGAGCCTTGTGGGGGACTATGTCCCAAAG CCTGTGAGGGCACAGGCTCTGGGAGCCGCTTCCAGACTGTGGACTCGAGCAACATCGATGGATTTGTGAACTGCACCAAGATCTTGGGCAACCTGGACTTTCTGATCACCGGCCTCAATGG AGACCCCTGGCACAAGATCCCTGCCCTGGACCCAGAGAAGCTCAATGTCTTCCGGACAGTACGGGAGATCACAG GTTACCTGAACATCCAGTCCTGGCCACCCCACATGTACAACTTCAGTGTTTTTTCCAACTTGACAACCATTGGAGGCAGAAGCCTCTACAA CCGGGGCTTCTCATTGTTGATCATGAAGAACTTGAATGTCACATCTCTGGGCTTCCGATCCCTGAAGGAAATTAGTGCTGGGCGTATCTATATAAGTGCCAATAGGCAGCTCTGCTACCACCACTCTTTGAACTGGACCAAGGTGCTTCGGGGGCCTACAGAAGAGCGACTAGACATCAAGCATAATCGTCCGCGTAGAGACTGCG TGGCAGAGGGCAAAGTGTGTGACCCACTGTGCTCCTCTGGGGGATGCTGGGGCCCAGGCCCTGGTCAGTGCTTGTCCTGTCGAAACTACAGCCGAGGAGGTGTCTGTGTGACCCACTGCAACTTTCTGAATGG GGAGCCTCGAGAGTTTGCCCATGAGGCTGAATGCTTCTCCTGCCACCCGGAATGCCAACCCATGGAGGGCACTGCCACATGCAATGGCTCG GGCTCTGATACTTGTGCTCAATGTGCCCATTTTCGAGATGGGCCCCACTGTGTGAGCAGCTGCCCCCATGGAGTCCTAGGTGCCAAGGGCCCCATCTACAAGTACCCAGATGTTCAGAATGAATGTCGGCCCTGCCATGAGAACTGCACCCAGGG GTGTAAAGGACCAGAGCTTCAAGACTGTTTAGGACAAACACTGGTGCTGATCGG CAAAACCCATCTGACAATGGCTTTGACAGTGATAGCAGGATTGGTAGTGATTTTCATGATGCTGGGCGGCACTTTTCTCTACTGGCGTGGGCGCCGGATTCAGAATAAAAGGGCTATGAGGCGATACTTGGAACGGGGTGAG AGCATAGAGCCTCTGGACCCCAGTGAGAAGGCTAACAAAGTCTTGGCCAGAATCTTCAAAGAGACAGAGTTAAGGAAGCTTAAAGTGCTTGGCTCGGGTGTCTTTGGAACTGTGCACAAA GGAGTGTGGATCCCTGAGGGTGAATCAATCAAGATTCCAGTCTGCATTAAAATCATTGAGGACAAGAGTGGACGGCAAAGTTTTCAAGCTGTGACAGAT CATATGCTGGCCATTGGCAGCCTGGACCATGCCCACATTGTGCGGCTGCTGGGACTATGCCCAGGGTCATCTCTGCAGCTTGTCACTCAGTACTTGCCTCTGGGTTCTCTGCTGGATCATGTGAGACAACACCGGGGGGCACTGGGGCCACAGCTGCTGCTCAACTGGGGAGTACAAATTGCCAAG GGTATGTACTACCTTGAAGAACATGGTATGGTGCATAGAAACCTGGCTGCCCGAAATGTGCTACTCAAGTCACCCAGTCAGGTTCAGGTGGCAGATTTTGGTGTGGCTGACCTGCTGCCTCCTGATGATAAGCAGCTGCTATACAGTGAGGCCAAG ACTCCAATTAAGTGGATGGCCCTCGAGAGTATCCACTTTGGGAAATACACACACCAGAGTGATGTCTGGAGCTATG GTGTGACAGTTTGGGAGTTGATGACCTTTGGGGCAGAGCCCTATGCAGGGCTGCGACTGGCTGAAGTACCAGACCTGCTAGAGAAGGGGGAGCGGTTGGCACAGCCCCAGATCTGCACAATTGATGTCTACATGGTGATGGTCAAGT GTTGGATGATTGATGAGAACATTCGCCCAACCTTTAAAGAACTAGCCAATGAGTTCACCAGGATGGCCCGAGACCCACCACGGTATCTGGTCATAAAG AGAGAGAGTGGGCCTGGAATAGCCCCTGGGCCAGAGCCCCATGGTCTGACAAACAAGAAGCTAGAGGAAGTAGAGCTGGAGCCAGAACTAGACCTAGACTTAGACTTGGAAGCAGAGGAGGACAACCTGGCAACCACCACACTGGGCTCCGCCCTCAGCCTACCAGTTGGAACACTTAATCGGCCACGTGGG agcCAGAGCCTTTTAAGTCCATCATCTGGATACATGCCCATGAACCAGGGTAATCTTGGGGAGGCTTGCCAG gaGTCTGCAGTTTCTGGGAGCAGTGAATGGTGCCCCCGTCCAGTCTCTCTACACCCAATGCCACGGGGATGCCTGGCATCAGAGTCATCAGAGGGCCATGTAACAGGCTCTGAGGCTGAGCTCCAGGAGAAAGTGTCAACGTGTAGGAGCCGGAGCAGGAGCCGGAGCCCACGGCCACGCGGAGATAGCGCCTACCATTCCCAGCGCCACAGTCTGCTTACTCCTGTTACCCCACTCTCCCCACCAGGGTTAGAGGAAGAGGATGTCAACGGTTATGTCATGCCAGATACACACCTCAAAG GTACTCCCTCCTCCCGGGAAGGCACCCTTTCTTCAGTGGGTCTCAGTTCTGTCCTGGGTActgaagaagaagatgaagatgaggagTATGAATACATGAACCGGAGGAGAAGGCACAGTCCACCTCGTCCCCCTAGGCCAAGTTCCCTTGAGGAGCTGGGTTATGAGTACATGGATGTGGGGTCAGACCTCAGTGCTTCTCTGGGCAGCACACAGAGTTGCCCACTCCACCCTGTACCAGTCATGCCCACTGCTGGCACAACTCCAGATGAAGACTATGAATATATGAATCGGCAACGAGGTGGAAGTGGTCCTGGGGGTGATTATGCAGCCATGGGGGCCTGCCCAGCATCTGAGCAAGGGTATGAAGAGATGAGAGCTTTTCAGGGGCCTGGACATCAGGCCCCCCATGTCCATTACGCCCACCTAAAAACTCTACGTAGCTTAGAGGCTACAGACTCTGCCTTTGATAACCCTGATTACTGGCATAGCAGGCTTTTCCCCAAGGCTAATGCCCAGAGAACGTAA